Genomic DNA from Chloroflexota bacterium:
GACAAATTCCGATTCACGATTATCAATATGGCGTTGGCACAACCCAGGCAGGCAAAACGATAGATGTGCGTTTCGATCCCACGACGCGCGAATTTATTTTCAGTGATGCACAGACTGCTCAAGAAGTGAAACGTCGTCCGGCGCGTGGACTCGATGTATCCACCATCACTGGACTAGACACACCGATTCGCATCGAGTATCAACCTATCCAACTTTCCTTCGCCTTTTAGGGGGTACGGTTATCGCTGGACTGTTGGGGGTTGAACCTTAATGGACTTTACAGTCGGTAATAAACCTTATCGATTTCTTCATCTTCACTGTCTTTTCTTATTCGTGAAATGTATAAAGCTACATATCTCGTGTCAGAGCGAAAGGCAGTGCTTGGGTTTGATTCCAAGTTCTGTATGGCAAGAGTAATCTCCTCGATTGGATCATCGGCTGTAAATCTTAATGATCTTGCAGTGTCGATCTCAAACTGGATTTTTACAAAAGACTCCAAACCAGGAAAACTTTTGTATCCCTTTTTAAAATACGAATATACTTTATTTGCTAACCCGTTATCCTCTGAGTGAAAAATGAATATGAACTTCACTGGTTGATCGGGCGCTTCGAGGGGACCATTTTCTTTCAAACCAACGTACGGGATGAAATTTTTTTGATTTTTGCCAAATAGCAGAAGATTGCTATCTTGTGAGGTGTGATTTACTTTTTTCTCGTATGGCTTATAAAAGCCCGAACCGAATATTCTGATGCAATCACCGATTACTACATCTTTTAAATAATCATCATAAAATTCGTGAACGAGATCATAATATTTCCTGTATTTGTTTTCAGAATAGTTTCTTTCAAACGGAATTTTCAAAGCGAACTTGATGTCTCTGTTAAGCAACGGATAAATGTTATTCGTGTCTGCACGTTCGTTATCACCAAGTAATTTGAATTTTGCAATCTTACCATGGTATCTTACCTTTCCCAATACGGAATTGTTTAATTGTGCCGCCCTAACACTTTTACCGAGGATAAAAGAATCGCCTTCATAAGTAACCAGCAAGCTTGTCCCTTCGATTAGACTGTTGTTGTCAAAGCGAAGTGAGAAACAGTGGTATTTTTTGTACTCGTTATTATGAAACGCCTGATCTTCCAAATACACTTCGGTATCATTAATGAAATTCCGGTTCGTGATAATATTTAGATTGTAAAAATGGCCGAACAAAATTTTATTGAAATAATACTTCGCGAATCGCTCATTCTCAGTTAGACTTACAGGTACAATCGTGTCGCCATTCTGCGAGGTTGTCGTCCACCAAGCAAACTTATCCAATGCCTCTCTTATTTCAGCAGGGAAATTCTTTGGCAAGTTATTTTTGTGGATACGAAAATATCCCTCTTTCTCGTTTTGAGAAAAAGATACTTCGACTTGCTCGTTCAGGATATTAAACGGAAGGATGTTTATTTCAAATTCACCCACATGTTCTCCATTCGTCCCCAATCGATCTATTGTGTCAAAGTTCGTAATAATATCTCAGCTAGGCATGGCATGGATCACACTCGTTACGCCATCCTAGGAGGAGTATAGGGCAAAACCTGTTTTAGGTCAATTATTTTCCCATCCCATTTTTCAAAAGTAGCGGACACAGCTGCGTCCCCGCAGACAGCTTCAATGTTTCCGCCGCGGTCACTTCCACAATCCGACCTTGGTGGATTCTGAAAATCACATCGCCATAGTTGAGCGCGTTAATCGTCGTGCGATTGATCTCGACAAGTCGAACAATCTCGTCGGCGAGTTTATTCGTGGGCTGACTCATAGCACGCGCTCCCGCAACTGGGTCAATTGATTCTCGAAATACCAGGAACCCAGGATCGCAATCGTTCCACCAATCATCAATAGTGCTTGACGCGAGATGGACGACGAATAAAAGTCCCACCAGAACGACGCGATCACGGCAAGTGCCATCACTGCTCCATTTGCCGCTTGCAGGAAACGAACCGTTCCGCTCACGAGCGCAAGCGCGACTCGCGAACGATCCTTCAAGCGTTTCCGTTGATCGAGGCGGTTGGACAATTCGCGCAACGTATTCAGGATTTCCTTTTGATTCGATTCTGACGTGTGTCGCAAAATGAATACAAACTGGGACAGATACGGATTCTGCACTTCGCGATCCAGTTGTTCCAAGACCTCTTCCCCTGTCTTGCCAGTCCCAAACGCATTGAGCGCACGTTGGACGGCATTCTGAAGAAATGGATGCGCTTGCGTCTTGACCGCTTCAGAGAGCGCACCGAAAACCGTCGGGATGACCAAATACGCCGAATAGTAGGCGGCAATGAGTTCGCCAACGGCATCTGTGATTTGTTCGCGGGCAAGCGACGACGAACGCGTCTCGACATACCAGTACAGCGCGATTCCAACGACACTGAGAAATATCGCCACAAGAATACCGCCAGTGATCGCAGCTTTGAAGGCGAGTCCCAGCGCAAAACCCAGGATGACCAGGCGACCCAGGTTATTCTGTTTCGCCGCGAATTTTGGGAGTGCGGACTGTTGCTTTTCAAGTTGGCGCACCCAATTTGGACGCCGTCGCCGATACAACCACTGCGCGAAGTTCACCATCGAAGATAACACGACGTAACCGCCGAGACCAGCGGTGACCGCACTCGCACCGATGAATAACCATTGCAACACGAGTTCAAACATAGGTTTACTCTGCTCCAATCGGCGTGAGAATGTAGCGTTCCGCATCACCGCTGACCGTAACGATTTCCGTCACCTTGCGCTTCCAGGTTTGGTCGCCGGCGGCTTGCACGAATTCCACATGCACGCCAATTCCAACCCCACGCGCGATGCGTTCGCGAATTGCACCCAGCGGCACATCTTTTTCGCGCGCCAAAGTTTCCAAGCGAAGCAGCGCATCGAGAACTGAGTTGCCATGAATCGTCGTATGCGCGACGACACCCAGGTTAATCGCCTGCAAATACTCGCGCGCTTCTTCGCTCACGACCTCGCCGATGATAAGAACGTCGGGGCGCATACGTGTATAGAGCACGTTAACCACATCCGCCATCGAAACGCGCCCCGCCTCGGTATCGTTTCGCACGACGGCGCGCGCCTCAAACGGATTCGTCGTCTCGATTTCCTCAAACGTTTCTGCGCCGCACAATTGAGAATACTGAGGCAATTGCGCCAATAATGAGTTGAGGAGCGTCGTCTTACCCGCCGCGGGGCGTCCTGAGATCAGAATGCTCTTGCGACGTTCCAGGACTGTCTGTTTCAAGAAATCGGCTTGCGATTGCGTGAGCGTGCCGGCTTCCACAATCGCGTCGAGCCGCAAAACGCGATGGGTGAAGACACGGATATTGATCGCCGTGCCGCGTTTGGAAAGTGGCGGTACCATAGCCGTAAAGCGCGAGCCGTCGGGCAGATCAACCAGCACGAATGGATTCGCCGCACGCAACGGTTTACCGCCCATCTCGGCGACACGCTGGGCTAGCGCGTAAAAGTACGTTTCTGGCGCGCGAATTTGAGTGTCGGCGATATGACCGTTTTGCCAAGCGAGTACTGCGCCCTGTCGCACAATTATTTCTTCGACGCCTGGCTCACGCAAAAACGGTTCGAGGATTCCCAGTCCCATCATGCGATTCGCGAGATCGCTTGCCACAGTGCGCGCATCGCCAGACGGCAACAGTCTTTCTTCGGCGAGCACACGTGCGACGGCGAACGCGAAATCGCTGCGCTCTTTAGCGGTGGCGCGCCAAGGTGGAATCGTAACGCCTTTGCGAATCAACGCATCTTGGAGTCGAGGAAGAATAGTGTCGTAGTTCATCATTCCATCGTCACATCTTCAGCAACAATATCGCTGCGCGCCTCAATGCTGATATGTACGGGACCCAGCGATTCAAGCGAACCAATTTGAAGCTCCGCCTCTTCGGCGATGATCTCGGCAACCTCCAGAGCATCCGAGAACGATTTCGCGACAATGTGATCCGCGCACTGAGCTTCAGGCGAACAACCCAGTTCGGCTCGCAGAGTCAGTCGGAATAGTTCGACGGTGGGTGCAAATGTGTCGTCAACGGTCAAGTGTAACATGTGTGTCTCCCCTTTATTTGATCTGGGCACGCTGCGCAGGGAATGCCCGTTGCTGTAATGGATTTTCGAGTATGCGCGCACTCGGACGCAGATCGCCGCCGCCCACGTGAATGATGCGCGACCGCAAGCTATCGCTAAAACGCGAGGCAATCGGATCGAGGTCGCCCTTGTCAGGATTGCGATTCGTCGCGACGAGCGTCAAACGTTCGTCCCAATGAATGTACCGTTCCTCGACGATTTGAAAGATTTTCTCTTCCGCCCAACTGTGCGATCCTTCGGATTTGTCTTCACCCTCCTGGGTGTGGCGTGCGTTGTTGTGCCAACGATGAAACTCGTCGAGCGCGAGCACCGGGATTTGTTTCAATTCGTTCATCAAGGTGTCGTAATCGCCATCCGCGTACGATGCACGCAAACGATCCAGCATCGCAGGCACGGATTGATAGAGGGCTGGGATGTTGGCTTGCCAACATGCTTGGATCATGGATACCAAGATGCCGGTCTTGCCGGTGCCAAACGCTTGCGACCAAAAGACCCAGATGCCATATTTTTGCGCGAGCGCTTCCTTCGCGGCTTTCAAGGTTTCGGGATCGCCGGGAAAATTCTCCAACGTCCAAACCTGGGTCGAATTGCCCAAACCCGACCAACGCTGGAGCGCGGGCAACGTCTCTTGCTTTTTGCAACTGCAGGGTACGGCTCGACCGAATTCTGGGTGGCTGACTGGCAGATCGCGCCGTAGAAAACCGGCTCCACCACAAATCGGACAACTCATCGTCTTACTCCTAGTTCTCTGTTTGATTGGAAATTTCTTGCGCGCGCGCAGCGAGGCGCAACCGTGCTTGGATCGTCTCCAACGTTTCGATAGGACGCTGTTGGGACATCCCATTGGTCGTCGGCGCAGGATTGCCATTCTTGGAAATCTCGCGACGCTTGAACCATTCGAGCGGACCCGTCACATTCATCGGGTTATACCCGCGTCCGACCCAGGCTTTCAGCGCATCTCGCCAGAACCCCAGCGCGGCTTCATCCGTGCCGACCGTTTGCGCAATCGTGTCCCACAATTCTTGCGCGGGATAACGCCGACGCACTTGCCGGTAGACCTGAACGGCAAGAGGAATCTCGCGTTTAGGCGGACAAACTTTCTGGCGCGCCGTTTTCGCGTTTTCCTTTGCCCAACGCGCGAGAATGATACGCGCCATCTTCGGCGCACAGAAACCTTGCTTTGCACTCCCGGCATCCAACGCCTCCTCGACCGCCTGACGAACGAGCGCCAAGGAAGTGACGCCGCGTTGGGTTGCGAATTCCCGAAACTCGTCAGCCAATGCTTTCCAGCGTTTCACGAGCGCTTTCGATTGAGGTTGCCCGGAGTGTTCTTCGATCAACGCGATCAGACCGACCATCTCTTCACGCGCGGACTCCGTCAAACCCAGTTCTTCGAATAACGCGATTCCCGAATCAGAAACGACAGGTACGATTTGGGCGGACGATTTACCGTTTTCGGTTACGATTTCGCCTGACGATTTACTGCGATCGGATTCAGACTCGCGATTCGATTCTTCCGGATGACGCACGAAACGCGCGCAAAAACTCAAATGGGCAGTCCGATTTTTCTCGCGCGCATACGCGACCGCACGCGTGATACCGTTTTCGATTTGCTCAATCGAAAAACCTTCTCTCAAAAGCGCGTCAAGTAGCCGCGTTTCCTTTTCTGTTGGAGCGTACTGCTTGATGCCAATGGCACGCGCGAAAAATTCGACAATCTGTGAAATATCAGTGCTCTCATTGAGAGTTGTGGTTGTAGTACAATCTTTATTCTTTAGGGTGCAGTTTTCGGAATGCCGTAAACTGCTCTCCGTGTCCTCGACGGGAAGCAGTTTTTGCTCTCCGTCAGTTGCCCCGAATTTGCCGATGAAACTTTCGGGGTAAATGATATAGAAATTCGACCCAAACAATCCACGTGTGATGCGCGGTTGGGCGGGCGTGATTCGTTTGACGAGTTTGCTGTCGGCGAGTTCGTCCAATGCCGCATCCACGGTATGAACACTCCCCATCCCCGTATCTTGCATCAATCGTTCGCGTGACGGAAAGCAGAAGAGATGCCCCTTGTCTTCTTTGGACACGATGCCCAAACGAACCAGTTCTGCGAACTCGTCTTCGGCGCCTAGACGTCTTGGATCGCCCAGGATGCGGGCGCGCAATGCGAGCGCATGGAGTATCTTGTATGCCGCGTTGCTCATGCGCGCCATCAAGCCCGACTCGATCATGCCGACGTACTCGCGGATGTAGGTTTCGTATCCTCGGACGGCAGTTCCATCGGCGGCAAGATCGATCCGCTGATCGTGCTCGATAGAAAGAACCAGTGCAGTCGTTTTGGTCGATCGGGCGCGCGAAGCGATTGTGTCTGTCATGACGAATTCTTTTCCAAATGTTATTTGCTCTTGACGATAGGCGCGAGCGAGAGCCACAAGAGATAGCGCGAAGCGACCTGGGATTCGCCTGCCAATCGCAAAACATCCTTCGCGACATCGGGTGCGACCGCGACGGTGATGATCGTCAGCGGACGATTCGTATTCGACGAACTGGTATCGGCGGTTTCGTACGTCGTCACTTCCGAAGTCTTGGACTGCACTTTCGGCGGCGATGCCATCGGCGAACCCTGGGTCGAGCGTACGTCTACGACCAGCACATCCGATTCCAAGAGTTCAATGCCAGCGCCTTGAGCCGCGAGCCACACTTTGGGATCGGGTGAAGTAACGACCGCTTGATTCGGCGTCGCTTGCAGAACAATGCGATAGAGATTGATTCGCTGTCCGACTTTGATCTGTCCGCCGACTGCCTGTTCAGGTTTGATCGGAAATGAGATAATCTCCAAGCGTTCGTCGTCGGTGTAGCGGAATTGTTTTAACGGAACCAGTTGATCGCGATAGACCAATTGATCGGGCTTGAGTGTGATCGTCGAAATCTTGCCGCTCAGTTCGGAGGCGTCACGATAAACAGATTCGCGCGCCATCGGCGCTGGGAACGAACGCACTTTGAACATGCTGGGTGAGACGACCGTGTACGGTGGAATCTCGACCGCGGGCACAACAAGTTCGGTCGTGGCGACGAGTTGTTGGTACTGGGTCTCGGCAAACCAACCCACACCCAGCGCGACGATCAATGAAACGAATGCGATTAAAAGGGCAAGACGATTCCGCATCAACTCCTCCAGTACGGGTAGATGGCTCTCAACAACTGTGTGCCGAGTCGTCCGTCGAATCGTTCAGGATTCTTGATGCGCGGCAAATCGAGCGCGCGTTCCAAACCGAGTTGCGTCAGACGATCTCCCCAACCGTCCACCATATTGAAGACAACCTGAGGTTGGGCATACGTCTCTGGGACGCGTTGCATCCATTGCTTGAGCACCGCCGCATTATTCCACGCATCGGCGCGCGGCGCGGCGACGATGAGGAAATGCCCGATTTGGCGCGCGACGGCTTCAAGCCAGGAGTGTGGAAATTCCGAGTCCACCAGCGTGAGAATGTGCGCGGCTTGAATACGCGCAAAAGCCTGCGCGATCTCTTCCGGTTTAAGCAATCCGCCCACGTCGTGATAATCCACGGTGACTAGCGTCACGCCTCGCCACGTGGGAAATCTGGGTTGCGAATTATGCACCGCATCGACAAATCCTGCGCCTTCGCCGACACCCGCAATGACGCGCAAAGGGCTGGGACCGTACGGCAATTCGACCACGGCCGTCGGTAATTTGGTGCGCGCGGCGAAAGCCACGGCGGTATCCAATGAGAGCGTGGTCTTGCCTACGCCGCCGCTGTAGGATGTGAGTGCAGCCGTCGCCGGCGGAAAACTCTGAAAGTTTCCCGAAGCCGCGAGCGCGTGAGCGCGCCACGTCGTCGGATCGGCGAGAAAGTCATCTGGAGTCGTCCAAGGCACGTGAGACCGATTCAAAATTTCGACGAGCGTTCCGCGCGGAACCTCTTCTTCGATCAAACTATCCAATTCGACAATCGCCAATTGCGCTTTGGGCAAGGCGTGATAGACGCCGCGCGTCGTCACCGCCTCAATCGCTTGATAGGGGGCAATAGTTTCGAGCGCAGTGTGGACTTGCACTTGGGATGTCGCGATCAGAACACGAACGGTAGGTTTGTTGATTGGCATAGATTCCTCTTTTTCAGTTCGATAGTGCGATAGTTGCCTCACCAGCGAGAGAACTATTTAACTATCGAACTATGCAACTATTGCACTAATCATGGATTTCCGATGACGCCCTGCACTTCGATCACGGGCACAGGAAGAACGTCCATTGTGCGACCGTCAGGCGTGCGAATCAGCGTGCTGTCCGCGTAGAAATGCGGCGCGCCATAATTTCTCAAATCTGCCGTGCCATCATCACTCTCGCCGCGCCACTCGACGTGCTGCACGGTTTCGTACCCTTGCTGCCCATCGCACCAGTCGTTGTTAT
This window encodes:
- a CDS encoding ATP-binding protein encodes the protein MSCPICGGAGFLRRDLPVSHPEFGRAVPCSCKKQETLPALQRWSGLGNSTQVWTLENFPGDPETLKAAKEALAQKYGIWVFWSQAFGTGKTGILVSMIQACWQANIPALYQSVPAMLDRLRASYADGDYDTLMNELKQIPVLALDEFHRWHNNARHTQEGEDKSEGSHSWAEEKIFQIVEERYIHWDERLTLVATNRNPDKGDLDPIASRFSDSLRSRIIHVGGGDLRPSARILENPLQQRAFPAQRAQIK
- a CDS encoding CpaF family protein, encoding MNYDTILPRLQDALIRKGVTIPPWRATAKERSDFAFAVARVLAEERLLPSGDARTVASDLANRMMGLGILEPFLREPGVEEIIVRQGAVLAWQNGHIADTQIRAPETYFYALAQRVAEMGGKPLRAANPFVLVDLPDGSRFTAMVPPLSKRGTAINIRVFTHRVLRLDAIVEAGTLTQSQADFLKQTVLERRKSILISGRPAAGKTTLLNSLLAQLPQYSQLCGAETFEEIETTNPFEARAVVRNDTEAGRVSMADVVNVLYTRMRPDVLIIGEVVSEEAREYLQAINLGVVAHTTIHGNSVLDALLRLETLAREKDVPLGAIRERIARGVGIGVHVEFVQAAGDQTWKRKVTEIVTVSGDAERYILTPIGAE
- a CDS encoding SAF domain-containing protein; amino-acid sequence: MRNRLALLIAFVSLIVALGVGWFAETQYQQLVATTELVVPAVEIPPYTVVSPSMFKVRSFPAPMARESVYRDASELSGKISTITLKPDQLVYRDQLVPLKQFRYTDDERLEIISFPIKPEQAVGGQIKVGQRINLYRIVLQATPNQAVVTSPDPKVWLAAQGAGIELLESDVLVVDVRSTQGSPMASPPKVQSKTSEVTTYETADTSSSNTNRPLTIITVAVAPDVAKDVLRLAGESQVASRYLLWLSLAPIVKSK